The genomic region TGCTTCGTTCTCTCTCACCTATCCCATCTCATTCTCTCCTGGTAAATTCTTTTCCACCCTCAGACCGAGACCCCAGGTTTCAAACACCTCTTCTCCCAATTGGAGCCAATTCTCACTCAAGAACTACCTCTGTGAGCCCCCTTCCTGCTATGCCCCAAAAAGGCCTCAGTCTTTGTTTTCAAAGCAGGGACTGACCAGCTTGGACAGCAACAGCCAATTCACTGGGCAGATAAAAACTTCGTTATTGTGCCGAAGCCATGGCACAgcatggagggtgtttgccttacaagtgacgaacttgaattcaatccccggcatccaaaatggtctcccgagcctgccaggagtgctccccCCAAAAGGTTTATTCTTATGTTTTGGTATTAGAGGCCCACCCTGCTGTGCCCagggcttctggctctgagctcggcAGTCACTCCCGGTGGGCTTGGGGATCTGATGCCTTCACCCCTCTAGCTTATGTCTCTGGCCCTTTAGCACATGCTCTGGTCACCTCCTTCCCTCATGCCCCATCCAGGAAGTGTCTCCGCTTCATCCCCTGGGTCCCTCACAGTGTTTTCTAGAACCTGCCAGCACGGGGCAGGCCCGTCCTTTGCGAGCTGGCACCAGATGGGTTGTGCCCTCCATGGAAGGCTGTTTAAGAGCCTGAGTGTATATTCATGTCCAAGCAAACCTTGGTTcctaagtcactttttttttgctttttgggccacacccagtgatgctcaggggttactcctggctatgcactcagaagtcgctcctggcttgggggaccatatgggacgccggggggtcgaacggagatccgtcctggatcagctatgtgcaagtcaaatgccctactgctgtgctatcactccggcccccaaatcaccattttttttttttttttggtttttgggtcacacctggcggtgctcaggggttacttttggctctcgctcagaaatcgcccctggcaggcacatatgggatgtcgggattcaaaccaccgaccttctgcatgcaaggcaaacgccttacctccatgctatctctccggcccccaaatcaccaattttttttaaataaaaaaataaaccctaagACTAAATATTTGGtttacttctctcattccctGACTGTGGGATGAGAGAAACGGGTGCTTGTCCCATGGCTCCCAGTAACTATTTTCTGCAGTCACATGCAAACTATAACTTCCTTGAATGTGACACTTTCCTCCGTGACATGAAAGGCAGCTGAGCACAGAGTTCACGCGTGTCACATCCGCACGCACGAGGCTTGGCCATGGGTGGGTGCAAACAAGCGAAAAAGCAGCCctagaaatggagagagaaaccCAGCCCCAAACGGGGGACGCTGAAGGTCTCTGAAGAGAAGTCTCCCTCCCGTTCTTTTAAGGCATGAAGGAACATGGGGGGGGGCTTAACAgattgcaaagcaaactcccccTAGAAGGACCTTCGCAAAAAGGCGGGGCCGCCTCCCCAATGACTCGGGGTGTGTGTCCCCAGACAGACCGGAGCTCAGATAGTCACGGTGCAATCTTTCTCCTTTAAAACCAgtgtcctccctcctcttcctcctcctcctcctcctgcttatCTAAGTACAAGAACGCAACTTTCTTCATCTCCTGAACTTCATCTCCCTGTCCCTCTTTCCCCTGCAGCTCCACCGATTTAGTCAGCACCTTGCCCAGCTCCCCCGGGGACTGGGGGGACCCCCTGACAGCTGCCCCTTCCGGCCCCCCACCAGTGTCTCTCCAGGTCCCGGGCACCTCCACCGTCACGGTCGCAGGGAAGGAGGTGCTTGTCCGCAGTCTCTGAGCCCCAGCTGTGTCTCTGCTCCTCAAGTCTACCTGGAAAGGACACACAGACCCTCTTTGGAGTGCTGCCCCCCaattctgagatttttttccttccaccCCCAGCTACAACTAACCAGCTAGGACACTCGTTCTAGCAGAACCAGGCCACAAGGGTTGGTTGCCAGGGTCCCCCCACACCCCATCTGGATGTTGGGTTTGGGCTCCACACCAGATCACTCCCTGGACCTCGATTTTCCAACCACTTGTATCTCGGGGTTGGGATGTATCTGCTCTAGAAGCTGAGGCTTCAGATGATTTGGaggccacgcctggcagtgctcaggggttactcccagctctgctctcaggaatcactcctggcaggctcatggcccatatgagatgccagggattgaactcgggtcagccacatgtaaagcaagtgtcctccccatTACCTTATGTCTCTGGCCTCCCTACTGAACcccaattctgtttttttttttttttttttggtttttgggccacacctggcggtgctcaggggttactcctggctgtctgctcagaaatcgctcctggcaggcacgggggaccctatgggacacagggattcgaaccaaccacctaccCACCTTTCTGGGTTCAGATCCCTCCTGCTCTAGGCCTCTCAACTTCTAATCCAAAAGGGGGAGTTGGAAGTGGCTTTGCTCCTGGTGAATGAAAGAGCTGTACAAAGCCTAGGTCCCACTGACTTTTGGGGTACAGGACCCTAAAACCCAGCTTCCCTTTTGGTAGAAACTTGGTGGGGAGACTGGCCAGGCTGCCTGCTGATCTGGGGAGCCAACCCTAAACAAGGGGTACTGCACCTGAGCTTCACACTGGCCCACCCACTCACCTGCAGAGCCCCAGGGCTGGACTCAGTTCTCCAGACTCCGGCAGGGCCAATCTCAATGCGCCTCACGGCTGGTCCCTCCTCTTCCTGGATGCGTGGCCAGCTGGGTGCCTTCGCAGTGGCCGGCTCTGTGGACGCCCTGTATAGCTCCTGCGTGGCCCAGCGCTTGAACAGAGCCCCCCCGGCCGGAGGGGCGTCCCCGGCCTCAGTGTCCTCGGGGCTGCCGGGCTCCGGGCTCCGCTGTCTGGCCAGACTCTCTCGGACCGCAGCCTGCACCACCCGCTCCAACTCTCCTTCCTCATCCCGGCTCAGCGTCTCCAGGTCCACCTCGTGGGCATCCAGCGTGCGAGACAGGTTGACCTCGGCCACAAAGGTGGTGGCCTCTCTGCTCACGGGCTGGACTCTGTGCACGTCCACGGACACGCTCCCCAGCTCGCCCCGGGCTTGGCTGGCATGGGACGACAGCTCTCTCTTCATGCCTTCTGAGAAGTTCCCTCCTAGCTGCTCCTGCACCTCCTCGAGCCGGGATGTGTGGATGTCGGACCTGACTCTGAATTTCTCCCCCGGGATGGGGTCAGCCACTCGGAACTGGCTGCTTCCAGAATGTTCCTTCCGGGGGCCAGAACCTAGGCCAGCCTCAGCTCCTGCATCATCCTTCTTCCCTCGCTGGCCCAGTCCCTGCTCATCCTTCCAGGGGGAGTAGCCATCGGGGCTCTCGTCGTCGTCTGGCGTGGACACGAAGTAGTGGAATTCCTGTACCCACTCCCCAACCTGCCCTTTCTCCCCGGGGAGActctgctgctgcttctgttCCCACAACAGGCCTCCCGCCTCATCCCCAGACCCTGGGGTTGAGACCTCGGCCTCGTCCACCTGATCCTGGGCAGCGCCGGCCTCTGTGTCTTCAGGGGCCTCGCTGAAGCCCCCCGACTCCTCCACGATCTGCACATCGACCACCCGGGCCCGGCCCTGCAGGCCGCGCTGTACCAGGTCCCCAATGAGCCGCTGGGCCGAGGGGCCCGTCAGCTCCACCTCCAGCGCGTCCCTGCTCAGAAGCGAGTCCAGGCTGGTCTCGTCGGCCACGTCCACCTCCTCGGTCAGCTTGGACTCGACCACAATCTCCGTGTGGGCTGGCCCGGTGCCTGTGCGCTCTTCCCGGCCCACGTAGGTGACTTTGGTGTCGGGGACGGTGCGTGCGGAGGACCCGGGCTCGGGGCTGCGGGCAAACTGCTCCAGGATCCCCGTCACGATGTGCTCGGCCAGGGCCTTAGTGGTGGGGTCACCTCCCACCGGAGACCCCGCAGAAAAGCCTAGCCCGGaccctctctcctccctgccGTCTGCCGCTGCAGGCCCAGGTTCAACTGCCGACTTCATCAGGAGCTTCTGGGCAGTGCTCTTGGGGGCCTGCTCCTGGCTGCCGATGGGCACCTCCCTTTCTGCTTCGCTCCTCTGCCTCCAGGGCTCCCGCCCCATGGCCATCTGCAGCCGTCCACACTCCCGCTCGCGCGCTGCCTTGTCCAGCTTGGTCAGTTCCTCCCACCGCAGGTTCCGCTCCTCCGAGGCCCTCTCCTTCGACTCAAACACCTTTTCTTCTCGAACCTTCCACTCGGACTCCCCAGGGCCCTGGGTTTCCACTTTCCTTTCCAGGAGGATGACCCTGTCTTTGACTGGCTCTCGGGCCCCACCTGTCTCCCGGGCTAACTCTGGGGGGACTCCTGGTCTCCGGGGCGAGGTTTCCTGCAGAGCCACTGAGTGGCTCCGGAGCTCCTGGGCTGGAGGGAAGGGCCACAGGTTGGTCTCAACCCCAGGTTTTCTGTAAGCATCTGTGGGGGCACCAAAAGAGCTCAGGAGGCCCCACCTGGCCCGGGGCACCGTGTCAGCTGGCCAGTGCGGGGTTGAACTCATCCGAGGGGCCTTCGGCCTGGACAGGAAGCTCCGCTCGCTCTCCTGCAGCCTCATGGCCGAGCTGGGTTTGTAGATGGGCTTGCGGAACTCTGTGGAGAAAAGGGGCATCAGAACTGGGCTTCCTTGG from Suncus etruscus isolate mSunEtr1 chromosome 11, mSunEtr1.pri.cur, whole genome shotgun sequence harbors:
- the SYNM gene encoding synemin yields the protein MIAQWLSPAAEQAELRALNERLRGYVRRVGELERENRRLEAAVRLGTKALGEGARGSRCAQEARGLRRRLDELGQATVRAESECGVLRRELEELRELSGETRAARGRLDAELGAQRRELADALAERAALEALLGRLEAERGHLAASHEHQMRELRARAEAGAARPLQVRSAAAAAPCASPLQEVQAGCAQLVAEAWDETVRLYEGQVWELSEALRRDQESRRQAEEEARRGAREAQALRQEVMELEGLQVRLEDELRRMHEAFELQAQEGQRAIACLEEEKAALTMAMAERLRDCQELVQVKTGLSLEVATYRALLEGENNTDLLVLTERLESLPLEFRKPIYKPSSAMRLQESERSFLSRPKAPRMSSTPHWPADTVPRARWGLLSSFGAPTDAYRKPGVETNLWPFPPAQELRSHSVALQETSPRRPGVPPELARETGGAREPVKDRVILLERKVETQGPGESEWKVREEKVFESKERASEERNLRWEELTKLDKAARERECGRLQMAMGREPWRQRSEAEREVPIGSQEQAPKSTAQKLLMKSAVEPGPAAADGREERGSGLGFSAGSPVGGDPTTKALAEHIVTGILEQFARSPEPGSSARTVPDTKVTYVGREERTGTGPAHTEIVVESKLTEEVDVADETSLDSLLSRDALEVELTGPSAQRLIGDLVQRGLQGRARVVDVQIVEESGGFSEAPEDTEAGAAQDQVDEAEVSTPGSGDEAGGLLWEQKQQQSLPGEKGQVGEWVQEFHYFVSTPDDDESPDGYSPWKDEQGLGQRGKKDDAGAEAGLGSGPRKEHSGSSQFRVADPIPGEKFRVRSDIHTSRLEEVQEQLGGNFSEGMKRELSSHASQARGELGSVSVDVHRVQPVSREATTFVAEVNLSRTLDAHEVDLETLSRDEEGELERVVQAAVRESLARQRSPEPGSPEDTEAGDAPPAGGALFKRWATQELYRASTEPATAKAPSWPRIQEEEGPAVRRIEIGPAGVWRTESSPGALQVDLRSRDTAGAQRLRTSTSFPATVTVEVPGTWRDTGGGPEGAAVRGSPQSPGELGKVLTKSVELQGKEGQGDEVQEMKKVAFLYLDKQEEEEEEEEGGHWF